A genomic region of Deltaproteobacteria bacterium contains the following coding sequences:
- a CDS encoding biotin carboxyl carrier protein, translated as MEEVKIVDTTLRDGDISLWAYGMTTGMMLPTLPHLDEAGFDSMEFFLNLRLKKFVREHKEDPFDWLRLGTKQVKKTRLRYHGGLHSGFEFIPYCIRELLIKTVVKYGIDLTRSSNAWNNYELLGKEAIELKKLGMEMVMNLIYAVSPRHTDEYYAQKARDAAALKPYRLCFKDVGGMLTPERTRTLVRLIKQNIGDTPLEFHAHCNNGLAPFNLLEAVKEGVRIVHTAIPPLANGSSQPSVFNVASNLRALGYKPLVNTDVLLPVSEHFSRVAKEAGLPVGTPREYDQAWYGHQVPGGMISNLRHQLKLMGKEDKMAEVLEEISRVRAELGYPIMVTPFAQFVGSQAAINVMLGERYKEVTDQVIQYALGLWGKEGSDYMDKEVKAKILNRARAREIEKTVYPEPSLAEVRKQYGGPHLSDEDLLLRFYAGPEFVDALKNAPPRKEYLDARKPLVRLVEELGKKKLAHVYIRKGDFSLTIAR; from the coding sequence ATGGAAGAAGTAAAAATCGTCGACACCACCCTGCGCGATGGCGACATCAGCCTGTGGGCCTATGGCATGACTACGGGCATGATGCTGCCGACGTTGCCTCACCTGGACGAAGCGGGTTTTGACTCGATGGAGTTCTTTCTAAACTTGCGGCTGAAAAAATTCGTCCGCGAGCACAAGGAAGATCCTTTCGATTGGCTGCGTCTGGGCACCAAGCAAGTGAAGAAGACGCGGCTGCGTTACCACGGCGGACTGCACAGCGGTTTTGAGTTCATTCCGTACTGCATTCGCGAGCTGTTGATCAAAACCGTCGTCAAATACGGTATCGATCTGACCCGCTCATCGAACGCTTGGAACAACTACGAGCTCCTGGGCAAAGAGGCGATCGAGCTGAAGAAGCTCGGCATGGAGATGGTGATGAATCTGATCTATGCCGTCTCGCCGCGCCACACCGACGAATACTATGCACAGAAAGCACGCGACGCCGCGGCGTTGAAACCCTATCGGCTTTGTTTCAAAGACGTCGGCGGCATGCTGACGCCCGAGCGCACACGGACGCTGGTGCGACTGATCAAGCAAAACATTGGCGATACGCCGTTAGAATTTCACGCCCACTGCAACAACGGCTTGGCGCCGTTCAATCTGCTTGAAGCGGTCAAAGAAGGCGTGCGCATCGTCCACACGGCGATACCGCCGCTCGCCAATGGCTCGTCGCAGCCATCGGTTTTCAACGTCGCCAGCAACCTGCGAGCGCTCGGCTACAAGCCGTTGGTCAATACCGACGTGCTGCTGCCGGTGAGCGAACATTTCAGTCGCGTCGCCAAGGAAGCCGGCCTGCCCGTGGGAACACCGCGTGAGTATGATCAAGCCTGGTACGGCCATCAAGTTCCCGGCGGTATGATTTCCAATCTGCGCCATCAACTGAAGCTCATGGGCAAAGAAGACAAGATGGCGGAAGTGCTAGAAGAGATTTCCCGCGTGCGCGCCGAGCTGGGCTATCCGATCATGGTGACGCCATTCGCTCAGTTCGTCGGCAGCCAGGCGGCGATCAACGTCATGCTCGGTGAGCGCTACAAAGAGGTCACCGACCAGGTGATCCAATACGCGCTGGGCCTTTGGGGTAAAGAAGGCAGCGATTACATGGATAAGGAAGTCAAAGCGAAGATTCTTAACCGAGCGCGCGCCCGTGAAATTGAAAAGACCGTCTATCCTGAACCGTCGTTGGCTGAAGTGCGCAAACAGTACGGCGGGCCGCACTTGTCCGATGAAGATTTGCTGCTGCGCTTCTACGCCGGGCCGGAGTTTGTCGACGCGCTGAAAAATGCCCCGCCGCGCAAAGAATATCTCGACGCGCGCAAGCCGTTGGTTCGTTTGGTCGAGGAGTTGGGCAAAAAGAAATTGGCCCATGTGTACATTCGCAAGGGGGATTTTTCGCTAACCATCGCGCGCTAG
- a CDS encoding homogentisate 1,2-dioxygenase, producing the protein MAKVEPYTEHWGREGFYGDGINVLRAQHVPDFLRVSGPHAPHRFNIADVNLADRADAGALPTPVMLSRTGAQLCVSVRERPMPFVIANVEADEVHFIQQGEVRFATAYGNITGGAGDFVFIPRAVPYRIETERGPTLSLIVETPGATKFAAAPQFEPQIESAVIESRPAQSVETTVLLKSFDGVTRYVKPYDPFAMVSVSGGNNPVWKINLKNIPVNEAGHPRQFAASPNNDELFYTLSARRRRRPPMHYNADYDEMIFYFTGPGAYGAVKEPGTLTWVPKGVPHHGPTEDVPEGYLAWMLESRPTLRLSDAGQKVAQLMETDLYGPHPSGRR; encoded by the coding sequence ATGGCCAAAGTGGAACCGTACACCGAGCACTGGGGTCGCGAAGGGTTCTACGGCGATGGTATCAATGTGCTGCGGGCGCAGCATGTGCCGGATTTTCTCCGAGTGAGCGGCCCGCACGCGCCGCACCGATTCAACATCGCGGATGTGAACTTGGCCGATCGCGCGGATGCCGGTGCTTTGCCAACGCCGGTTATGTTGAGCCGCACCGGCGCGCAGCTTTGCGTGTCGGTGCGTGAGCGGCCGATGCCGTTTGTGATTGCCAACGTCGAAGCCGATGAGGTGCATTTCATTCAGCAAGGTGAGGTCCGTTTCGCCACGGCCTACGGAAACATTACCGGTGGTGCCGGCGACTTTGTTTTTATCCCGCGCGCGGTGCCCTATCGCATCGAAACAGAAAGAGGGCCGACGTTGTCGCTGATCGTAGAAACTCCCGGGGCGACGAAGTTCGCTGCGGCGCCACAATTCGAGCCGCAGATCGAAAGCGCTGTCATCGAGAGTCGTCCGGCGCAGAGCGTCGAGACGACGGTGTTGCTAAAATCGTTCGACGGCGTGACGCGCTACGTCAAGCCCTACGATCCATTTGCGATGGTCTCGGTCAGCGGCGGCAACAATCCGGTGTGGAAAATCAATCTGAAAAATATCCCGGTCAACGAAGCAGGCCATCCGCGGCAGTTCGCCGCCTCGCCAAACAATGACGAACTGTTCTACACGTTAAGTGCGCGGCGCCGGCGCCGGCCGCCGATGCACTACAACGCCGACTACGACGAAATGATTTTCTACTTCACTGGGCCGGGCGCCTACGGCGCGGTGAAAGAGCCCGGCACACTGACGTGGGTACCCAAGGGTGTGCCACACCATGGGCCGACTGAAGATGTGCCCGAGGGATATCTAGCCTGGATGCTGGAGTCGCGCCCGACGCTGCGGCTCAGCGACGCTGGCCAAAAGGTCGCGCAGTTGATGGAAACCGACCTCTACGGCCCGCACCCGTCGGGTCGGAGATAA
- a CDS encoding amidase, translating into MAQANNFNVVEATVDDIHAAYKSGQVTCRQVVQMYLDRIEAFDQKGPNINAIISLNNDALKEADRLDAAYKTSGPTGPLHGIPVIVKDQADVKGMPTTLGSVLFKEFFPDRDCFVAEKLRKAGAVILAKATLGELGGGDTHGSLFGSTRNPYDTERTVGGSSGGSAAAVSANFSTVAVGQEGLASIRRPSTWNGIAGMRPSAGIVSRGGVFGCWPELFGSLGPMARTVKDLSILLDVMAGYDPEDPITARGVGNLPDTFTKFLNKDGLKGARIGVMRESIGLHAEPESEDFKKISDVFDKAIADLKAAGAVLVDPIAIPKIKELLAKRSGGPGDTDQSFKNYYGRSAKAPFKTAQDVIAAPDFAKVVKHSQERFKRSPDAAKHYEFLRAQDELMTLFLKVMADNKLDAIVHKTVEHQPTFIKDGIAPPYVDQKGAPTLNTFLIWVPTITVPAGFTRDNLPAGLCFIGRPYDDGNMIKFAYAYEQATHHRKPPASTTGL; encoded by the coding sequence ATGGCACAAGCAAATAATTTCAACGTCGTTGAAGCGACCGTCGATGACATCCACGCTGCTTACAAATCCGGCCAGGTCACTTGCCGGCAAGTGGTGCAAATGTATTTGGATCGCATCGAAGCGTTCGACCAGAAGGGCCCGAACATCAACGCGATCATCTCGTTGAATAACGATGCTCTCAAGGAAGCGGATCGCCTCGATGCCGCCTATAAAACCTCCGGGCCCACGGGACCCCTGCACGGCATTCCGGTCATCGTCAAAGATCAAGCCGACGTCAAAGGCATGCCGACAACGTTGGGGTCGGTTCTTTTCAAGGAATTTTTTCCCGATCGCGATTGTTTCGTCGCCGAGAAATTGCGCAAAGCCGGCGCGGTGATTCTCGCCAAAGCGACGCTCGGTGAATTGGGCGGCGGCGACACCCATGGCTCGCTGTTCGGTTCGACAAGAAATCCCTATGACACCGAGCGCACCGTTGGCGGTTCATCGGGTGGATCGGCAGCTGCCGTGTCGGCGAATTTTTCTACGGTTGCCGTCGGTCAAGAAGGGTTGGCGTCGATCCGCCGGCCATCCACTTGGAATGGTATCGCTGGCATGCGGCCGTCGGCAGGGATCGTCAGCCGCGGCGGCGTCTTCGGCTGCTGGCCGGAATTGTTCGGTTCACTCGGCCCAATGGCGCGCACAGTGAAAGACTTATCGATTCTGCTCGATGTCATGGCCGGCTATGATCCGGAAGATCCGATCACCGCGCGGGGCGTTGGCAATCTGCCCGATACGTTCACTAAGTTCTTGAACAAAGATGGACTCAAGGGCGCGCGCATCGGTGTGATGCGCGAGTCCATCGGTTTGCACGCCGAACCGGAATCCGAAGACTTCAAAAAGATTTCCGACGTTTTCGACAAGGCAATCGCTGATCTCAAAGCCGCCGGCGCCGTGTTGGTCGATCCGATTGCCATTCCGAAAATCAAAGAGCTGCTGGCGAAACGATCGGGCGGCCCGGGCGACACCGATCAATCGTTCAAGAATTACTACGGCCGCAGCGCCAAGGCGCCATTCAAAACCGCCCAAGACGTCATCGCCGCGCCGGACTTCGCCAAAGTTGTCAAACATTCACAGGAACGATTCAAGCGCAGCCCCGACGCCGCCAAACATTACGAATTTCTGCGCGCGCAGGACGAGCTGATGACGCTGTTCTTAAAGGTGATGGCCGACAACAAGCTCGATGCCATCGTGCACAAAACTGTCGAGCATCAACCGACGTTCATCAAAGACGGCATCGCACCGCCCTACGTCGATCAGAAGGGCGCGCCGACGTTGAATACTTTTTTAATCTGGGTGCCGACGATCACCGTGCCCGCCGGTTTCACGCGGGATAATCTTCCAGCCGGCCTATGCTTCATCGGCCGGCCCTACGATGACGGCAACATGATCAAGTTCGCCTACGCCTACGAGCAGGCGACGCACCACCGAAAACCACCGGCAAGCACGACAGGGTTATGA
- a CDS encoding aminotransferase class I/II-fold pyridoxal phosphate-dependent enzyme: MAVMSQRVAGFGTTIFSDINALALEHKAVNLGQGAPDFDGPPEVLAAAVRAVNSALNQYAPGAGMKTAREAIARHAERFYEQKLNPDNEVLITTGATEGMFAAILGLADPGDEVIVFQPVYDTYVPNMVMGGVMPRYVTLRGDGWNFDPDELAKAFTSRTRAIIVNTPHNPTGKVYAREELRIIADLCVKHDVVAITDEVYEHIVYDDAMHTRLATLAGMQDRTVTISSLGKTFSVTGWKIGWATGAAPLVHAVNQAHQFITFAVASPLQAAAAAALDLPFSFYENLQATYQARRDRMVEVLKKAGFKVLKSQGSYFIMVDWRNVAPAHVENDMQFAQWLIKEIGVACIPASPFYRDADKPLAKNFARFAVCKKDETLDGAAERLLKLAG; encoded by the coding sequence ATGGCAGTCATGTCGCAACGCGTCGCCGGTTTCGGCACGACCATCTTCAGCGATATCAATGCGCTCGCCCTAGAACACAAAGCCGTGAACTTGGGGCAAGGAGCGCCCGATTTCGATGGCCCGCCCGAAGTTTTGGCCGCTGCCGTGCGCGCGGTCAACAGCGCGCTCAATCAATATGCGCCGGGAGCGGGAATGAAAACCGCGCGCGAAGCGATCGCGCGTCACGCGGAACGTTTTTACGAACAAAAACTAAATCCCGACAACGAAGTCTTGATCACCACCGGCGCCACTGAAGGAATGTTCGCCGCGATTCTCGGACTTGCCGATCCCGGCGACGAAGTCATCGTTTTTCAACCGGTGTATGACACTTACGTACCCAACATGGTGATGGGCGGCGTGATGCCGCGCTACGTCACGCTGCGCGGCGATGGTTGGAATTTCGACCCCGACGAATTGGCCAAAGCGTTCACCTCGCGCACGCGCGCGATCATCGTCAACACGCCGCACAACCCGACGGGAAAAGTCTATGCGCGCGAGGAGCTGCGCATCATCGCCGATCTCTGCGTCAAGCATGATGTCGTCGCCATCACCGACGAAGTCTACGAACATATCGTCTATGACGACGCCATGCACACGCGCCTGGCGACGTTAGCCGGCATGCAAGATCGCACCGTGACGATCAGCAGCTTGGGAAAAACCTTCAGCGTCACAGGTTGGAAAATCGGTTGGGCGACCGGGGCCGCTCCATTGGTCCACGCGGTCAATCAGGCGCACCAATTCATTACGTTTGCGGTTGCGTCGCCGTTGCAAGCCGCGGCGGCCGCGGCGCTCGACTTGCCGTTTAGCTTTTACGAGAACTTACAGGCAACCTACCAGGCGCGCCGCGACCGCATGGTCGAAGTATTGAAAAAGGCAGGATTCAAAGTGCTAAAATCCCAGGGCAGCTATTTCATCATGGTCGACTGGCGCAATGTGGCGCCGGCGCATGTGGAAAATGACATGCAGTTTGCCCAATGGCTGATCAAAGAGATCGGCGTTGCCTGTATTCCCGCCAGCCCGTTTTACCGGGACGCCGACAAGCCGCTGGCGAAGAACTTTGCCCGCTTTGCGGTGTGTAAGAAAGATGAAACGCTTGACGGGGCGGCGGAGCGACTGCTGAAACTGGCGGGTTGA
- a CDS encoding LLM class flavin-dependent oxidoreductase has product MAVTKFGSHYLPTYVPDLDGPINQFYQKMFSQMEEMDRLNYDHIWVTEHHFAHYGGDLPHPPTFMSAIARTTKQIRLGVAISVSPLHNPIDLAESYAMVDVISNGRLDFGVGKGSESHEYKKFRVDQKEATGRMYEGVEVMLQAWSDKPVNHKGEFFHYEGVPVYPKPVQRPHPRFWVGCARSEDTFRWAGEHGFHLMTLPYLYREAGALPQFLKVYRDNLAKAGHDASQRDILGKFHIYVSSSLDKAVEEAAPYLARYVDVHHAADTDRKEVGLLVQRDAETQIKEGFVLAGDPERVADTIRKWAEPNGLTTISGTFHFGGMPQEMAMKNIRLFAEKVMPKFK; this is encoded by the coding sequence ATGGCTGTGACGAAATTTGGCTCGCATTATTTGCCAACTTACGTGCCCGATCTCGATGGGCCGATCAATCAGTTCTATCAAAAAATGTTTTCGCAAATGGAGGAGATGGATCGGCTTAACTACGATCATATCTGGGTGACCGAGCATCATTTCGCTCATTACGGCGGCGATCTGCCGCACCCGCCGACCTTTATGTCGGCAATCGCCCGCACCACCAAGCAAATTCGGCTCGGCGTGGCTATCAGCGTATCGCCGCTGCACAACCCGATCGATTTGGCCGAGTCCTATGCCATGGTGGACGTGATTTCCAACGGCCGGTTGGATTTTGGCGTCGGCAAAGGCAGCGAATCCCACGAATACAAAAAATTTCGTGTCGATCAAAAGGAAGCCACCGGCCGCATGTACGAAGGCGTCGAGGTGATGCTGCAGGCGTGGTCCGACAAACCAGTTAATCACAAAGGCGAATTCTTCCATTATGAAGGCGTGCCGGTGTATCCGAAACCCGTGCAGCGGCCACACCCGCGTTTCTGGGTCGGCTGCGCGCGCAGTGAAGATACTTTTCGCTGGGCCGGCGAGCACGGTTTTCACTTGATGACGCTGCCTTATCTCTACCGCGAAGCCGGCGCGCTGCCGCAGTTTCTCAAGGTCTATCGCGACAACCTGGCCAAAGCCGGCCATGACGCCAGTCAGCGCGACATTCTCGGCAAGTTTCACATTTATGTATCGAGCAGTTTGGACAAAGCGGTCGAGGAAGCCGCGCCCTATTTGGCGCGCTACGTCGACGTGCACCACGCCGCCGACACCGACCGCAAAGAGGTCGGCCTGTTGGTGCAGCGCGATGCCGAGACGCAGATCAAAGAGGGTTTCGTCCTGGCCGGCGACCCGGAGCGCGTCGCCGACACGATTCGCAAATGGGCCGAGCCCAATGGGCTGACAACGATTTCCGGCACGTTTCACTTCGGCGGCATGCCGCAGGAGATGGCAATGAAGAACATTCGGTTGTTCGCCGAGAAGGTCATGCCGAAATTCAAATAA
- a CDS encoding amidotransferase, protein MKKLLVCQHVPHEILGTLNPLLKQAGFRIRYVNFGRHPDAQPTLDGYDGLVVLGGPMSAYDDERLPHLKIEMKLIEAALQRNLPILGICLGAQLIARTLGARVFANHTKEIGWYNVHPTAHAGEDPLIGEFEAVEKIFQWHGDTFEIPAGSVHLASSMACANQAFRYAEKVYAFQFHLEVDEPMILRWLKVPENRREIQSLHGDIDPDQIHRETAHYIERLHELSEHVFGEFINLFGADTARRRMVPR, encoded by the coding sequence ATGAAGAAACTTTTAGTCTGCCAACATGTGCCGCACGAGATTCTCGGCACCCTGAACCCGCTGCTTAAGCAGGCCGGCTTTCGCATTCGCTATGTGAATTTCGGCCGCCACCCCGATGCACAGCCAACTCTGGACGGCTACGACGGATTAGTCGTGCTCGGCGGGCCGATGAGCGCCTACGACGACGAGCGCCTACCGCATCTGAAAATCGAGATGAAATTGATCGAAGCGGCGCTGCAGCGCAATTTGCCGATCTTGGGCATCTGCCTGGGCGCGCAGTTGATCGCGCGCACGCTCGGCGCGCGCGTCTTCGCGAACCATACAAAAGAGATAGGCTGGTACAATGTTCATCCGACGGCCCATGCGGGAGAGGACCCGTTGATCGGCGAATTCGAGGCGGTCGAGAAGATCTTTCAATGGCACGGCGACACGTTCGAAATACCGGCGGGTTCGGTGCACCTTGCCTCGTCGATGGCCTGCGCCAATCAGGCGTTTCGTTACGCTGAAAAAGTTTACGCCTTCCAATTTCATCTCGAAGTCGACGAGCCGATGATCCTGCGCTGGCTCAAGGTGCCGGAAAACCGCAGAGAGATTCAGAGCCTGCACGGCGACATCGATCCCGATCAGATTCACCGCGAAACCGCCCATTACATTGAACGGCTGCACGAGCTCAGCGAGCACGTATTTGGCGAGTTTATCAATCTGTTTGGCGCCGACACGGCGCGGCGGCGCATGGTGCCGAGGTAA
- a CDS encoding amino acid ABC transporter permease: MNGVAEPTTTLRAWLRSRLFSSRPNAAVTLFLFALTLWLVPPFIDWALLRAVWAPQDGALCRAQGYGACWAFVADKYRFILFGTYPADQQWRPALVILLLMALYAWSARQRGIPPRLACAWLAGLGVIGVLMWGGLFGLSYVENERWGGLTLTLLLATIGLAFAFPLGVLLALGRRSELPLIRWFAISYIELIRGVPLISVLFMASVMLPLFLPTGMSIDKLLRAQLAMILFAAAYLAEVVRGGLQAVPRQQEEAALALGHSYWQRTGYIVLPQALRIAIPPLVNTFIGFFKDTSLVVIIGLFDFLTTIKVALSEPAWSGFGVEAYLFAAFGYFVFCLPMSRFSRRLEAGGGSGFRVSGSESVAP; encoded by the coding sequence ATGAACGGTGTGGCCGAGCCAACCACAACGCTCCGTGCGTGGCTGCGGAGCCGCTTGTTCTCAAGTCGGCCAAACGCGGCGGTGACGCTGTTTTTATTTGCGCTGACGCTGTGGCTCGTGCCGCCGTTTATCGATTGGGCGCTGTTGCGTGCCGTGTGGGCGCCGCAAGACGGCGCCCTTTGCCGGGCCCAAGGCTACGGCGCCTGCTGGGCGTTTGTCGCCGACAAGTATCGCTTCATCTTGTTCGGCACCTACCCCGCCGACCAACAGTGGCGCCCGGCCTTGGTCATTTTGTTATTGATGGCTCTATACGCGTGGAGCGCGCGGCAGCGCGGCATACCACCGCGCCTTGCCTGCGCTTGGCTCGCCGGGCTTGGCGTCATCGGCGTGCTCATGTGGGGCGGGCTGTTTGGATTATCTTACGTCGAGAACGAACGCTGGGGTGGGCTCACCCTGACGCTCTTGCTGGCAACCATCGGTTTGGCATTCGCGTTTCCCCTCGGGGTTCTGCTCGCGCTTGGGCGCCGCTCCGAGCTGCCGCTGATCCGCTGGTTTGCCATCAGCTATATCGAGTTGATCCGTGGCGTGCCGCTGATCTCCGTCTTGTTCATGGCGTCGGTGATGCTGCCGTTGTTTTTGCCCACCGGTATGTCAATCGACAAGCTGCTGCGCGCCCAGCTGGCGATGATTCTTTTTGCCGCGGCGTATCTCGCCGAAGTGGTGCGCGGCGGCCTGCAGGCGGTCCCACGCCAGCAGGAGGAAGCAGCGCTGGCGCTCGGCCACAGCTACTGGCAGCGCACCGGCTACATTGTTTTGCCGCAGGCGCTGCGCATCGCGATTCCGCCGCTGGTCAATACCTTCATCGGCTTTTTCAAAGACACCTCTCTGGTCGTGATTATCGGTTTGTTCGATTTCTTGACGACCATCAAAGTGGCCCTCTCGGAGCCGGCGTGGAGCGGCTTTGGGGTGGAGGCCTACCTGTTTGCGGCTTTTGGTTATTTTGTTTTTTGTTTGCCGATGTCGCGCTTTAGCCGCCGCCTCGAAGCCGGCGGCGGTTCCGGGTTTCGCGTTTCGGGTTCCGAGTCGGTTGCCCCTTGA
- a CDS encoding ABC transporter permease subunit (The N-terminal region of this protein, as described by TIGR01726, is a three transmembrane segment that identifies a subfamily of ABC transporter permease subunits, which specificities that include histidine, arginine, glutamine, glutamate, L-cystine (sic), the opines (in Agrobacterium) octopine and nopaline, etc.), which yields MTQAKTRAILYQALFAAAILLAAWYFLSNVIGNLHARRIASGFGFLAREAGFEIGESALVSYSAADTYLKALLVGLFNTARVALLAIVFSTLIGLFIGLARLSPNWLLAKLAAAYVEVLRNVPLVVQLFFWYAVITESFPAPADALHPLPGLYLSNRGLAFPTLRAEAPFVNFPVLNGFNFAGGATLSPEFTALFFGLALYTAAFIGEIVRAGILSVPRGQFEAAQSLGLSQRQTMRSVILPQALRVVVPPVTSQYLNCTKNSSLAVAIGYPDLVSIANTTINQTGQAIEGIAIIMLVYLTISLSIAALMNWYNRHAALRGVSA from the coding sequence ATGACCCAGGCAAAGACCCGAGCGATCCTCTATCAAGCGCTATTTGCCGCCGCGATCTTGCTCGCGGCCTGGTATTTTCTCTCCAATGTCATCGGCAACCTGCACGCGCGCCGCATTGCCAGCGGCTTTGGCTTCTTGGCCCGTGAAGCCGGCTTTGAAATCGGCGAGAGCGCCCTCGTCTCGTACAGCGCGGCGGATACTTATCTCAAAGCTTTGTTGGTCGGATTGTTCAACACCGCGCGCGTCGCGCTGCTGGCGATTGTCTTCTCGACATTGATCGGTCTTTTTATCGGTTTGGCCCGGCTTTCGCCCAACTGGCTGCTCGCCAAACTCGCCGCCGCTTATGTCGAAGTGCTGCGCAACGTGCCGCTGGTCGTGCAGCTTTTCTTCTGGTACGCCGTCATCACAGAGAGTTTCCCGGCGCCGGCGGATGCCCTGCACCCACTGCCCGGCCTCTATCTCAGTAACCGCGGTTTGGCCTTCCCGACACTGCGCGCAGAAGCGCCGTTCGTCAATTTTCCGGTGCTGAACGGTTTTAACTTTGCGGGCGGCGCCACGCTCTCGCCGGAATTTACCGCGTTGTTTTTCGGCTTGGCGCTTTACACCGCGGCGTTCATCGGCGAGATCGTGCGCGCCGGCATTCTCTCGGTTCCTCGCGGGCAATTCGAAGCGGCGCAGTCGCTCGGCTTGTCACAGCGCCAAACCATGCGCTCGGTCATCCTGCCGCAGGCGCTGCGCGTCGTTGTGCCTCCGGTGACCAGCCAATATCTTAATTGCACAAAGAATAGCTCCCTGGCCGTCGCCATCGGTTACCCCGATCTCGTGTCCATCGCCAACACCACCATCAATCAAACCGGCCAGGCCATTGAAGGCATTGCCATCATCATGCTGGTCTACCTGACCATCAGCCTGTCCATCGCCGCGCTGATGAACTGGTACAACCGCCATGCGGCGCTGCGAGGTGTCAGCGCATGA
- a CDS encoding amino acid ABC transporter substrate-binding protein: MSRLIVLLAALLGAGSVESIKAASTVDAVAKKGFVQCGVNSGLAGFSQPDSKGEWRGIDVDLCRAVAAAMFGDANKVRYTPLTAQQRFTALQSGEVDVLSRNTTWTLTRDTSLGLNFVGINFYDGQGFMVPKKRNIKNAKQLDGAAVCVQPGTTTELNLADYFRAQKMKFKPVVIEKLEEVVNAYFSGRCDVYTTDVSGLIAVRASRTTAGAEHVILPEVISKEPFGPAVRHGDDRWFDIVKWTMFAGIEAEELGLTSKNIDQQAKSASPVIQRFIGATGEFGKMLGLDNAWAYNIVKQVGNYGESFERHLTPLGLERGLNKLWNQGGLMYAPPLR, encoded by the coding sequence ATGAGTAGATTGATAGTTTTGCTCGCCGCGCTGCTTGGCGCCGGCAGTGTAGAAAGTATAAAAGCGGCATCCACCGTAGACGCGGTCGCCAAAAAGGGCTTTGTCCAGTGCGGCGTCAACTCCGGCCTAGCCGGCTTTTCGCAGCCGGACAGCAAAGGCGAATGGCGCGGCATCGACGTCGACCTCTGCCGCGCCGTGGCGGCGGCCATGTTCGGCGACGCCAACAAAGTCCGCTACACGCCGCTCACGGCCCAGCAGCGCTTCACTGCGCTGCAATCAGGCGAAGTCGATGTGCTCTCGCGCAACACGACCTGGACGCTGACGCGCGACACCAGCCTTGGGCTAAATTTTGTCGGGATCAATTTCTACGACGGCCAGGGCTTCATGGTGCCGAAGAAACGCAATATTAAAAACGCTAAACAGCTCGACGGCGCAGCCGTCTGCGTGCAGCCGGGCACGACTACCGAATTGAACCTGGCCGACTATTTTCGCGCCCAGAAGATGAAGTTCAAACCCGTCGTCATCGAAAAACTCGAAGAGGTCGTCAACGCCTATTTTTCCGGCCGCTGCGACGTCTATACCACCGACGTCTCTGGGCTCATCGCCGTGCGCGCGTCGCGCACCACGGCGGGCGCCGAGCACGTGATTCTGCCGGAGGTGATCTCCAAGGAACCTTTCGGCCCGGCGGTGCGCCACGGCGACGATCGCTGGTTCGACATCGTCAAGTGGACGATGTTTGCCGGCATCGAAGCCGAGGAGTTGGGCTTAACGTCAAAGAACATCGACCAGCAGGCGAAGAGTGCGAGTCCGGTGATTCAGCGGTTTATCGGCGCCACCGGTGAGTTCGGCAAGATGCTCGGCCTGGATAATGCCTGGGCCTACAACATCGTCAAGCAAGTCGGCAACTACGGCGAAAGCTTCGAGCGCCATCTCACCCCGTTGGGTTTGGAGCGCGGCTTGAATAAACTGTGGAATCAAGGCGGGCTGATGTACGCGCCACCGCTGCGATGA